One Solanum lycopersicum chromosome 4, SLM_r2.1 DNA window includes the following coding sequences:
- the LOC101266817 gene encoding uncharacterized protein isoform X1, translated as MDLSQETEDYIRESIEYSLGLPVSSQTLQLKLRASEESFVRLRNQYLSLRAKLKEKDETIERSRAESSMNASALKRFVDENQRLAVECSNLLAQCKRWEKECALYDHDREALMDFGNEADERAKEAEIRVHDLEEEVRKLSEELHFYKCQYETQVDDTATDDASVEQNLLDNLLETVIGRDAAASTAHAFLEANSGVEVCQRLLTKWKRLRPSTQKVIALVAEVNTLQKDKEHLRTNLHKAEDEVNVLFDQNNVLDEANKRLIRLYQKEKHTPGSGGKPSSGKCSQGNKRKSSPKISSPVEGKLDFSEVDSSRQPLSPLRENSPEYRLCKK; from the exons ATGGATCTTTCGCAAGAGACCGAAGATTACATTCGTGAATCGATTGAGTACTCTCTTGGTCTCCCTGTTTCGTCACAAACGCTTCAATTAAAGCTTCGAGCATCTGAAGAATCTTTTGTTCGTCTTCGGAATCAGTATCTTTCTCTACGAGCCAAATTGAAAGAGAAAGATGAAACGATTGAGCGCTCTAGG GCTGAGTCAAGTATGAATGCTTCGGCACTGAAAAGGTTTGTGGACGAAAATCAGAGGTTGGCGGTGGAGTGTTCGAATTTGTTGGCTCAGTGTAAGAGGTGGGAGAAAGAGTGCGCTTTGTATGATCATGACCGTGAGGCATTAATGGATTTTGGAAACGAGGCAGATGAGAGAGCAAAGGAAGCTGAGATTCGTGTTCATGACTTGGAGGAAGAGGTTCGAAAGTTATCTGAAGAATTGCATTTCTACAAGTGTCAATATGAGACCCAAGTG GATGACACAGCCACAGATGATGCTTCGGTGGAACAGAATCTACTCGACAATTTGCTGGAAACTGTGATTGGTAGAGATGCTGCTGCATCGACAGCACATGCATTTCTGGAGGCAAATAGTGGTGTAGAAGTTTGTCAAAGGTTGTTGACGAAGTGGAAGCG ATTGAGGCCATCAACACAAAAGGTTATTGCTCTGGTTGCTGAGGTCAATACTCTGCAGAAAGACAAGGAACATTTGAGGACAAACCTCCATAAAGCAGAAGACGAG GTGAACGTATTGTTTGATCAAAACAATGTTTTGGATGAGGCCAATAAAAGGCTGATAAGGCTGTACCAGAAAGAGAAACACACACCTGGTTCTGGTGGAAAACCTTCTTCCGGCAAG TGCTCGCAGGGGAACAAAAGGAAATCAAGCCCCAAGATAAGCAGTCCAGTGGAGGGAAAACTTGATTTCAGCGAGGTTGATTCTTCGAGGCAACCTTTATCACCCTTGCGAGAAAACTCACCTGAATATAGATTATGCAAGAAGTAG
- the LOC101266817 gene encoding uncharacterized protein isoform X2, whose amino-acid sequence MDLSQETEDYIRESIEYSLGLPVSSQTLQLKLRASEESFVRLRNQYLSLRAKLKEKDETIERSRAESSMNASALKRFVDENQRLAVECSNLLAQCKRWEKECALYDHDREALMDFGNEADERAKEAEIRVHDLEEEVRKLSEELHFYKCQYETQVDDTATDDASVEQNLLDNLLETVIGRDAAASTAHAFLEANSGVEVCQRLLTKWKRLRPSTQKVIALVAEVNTLQKDKEHLRTNLHKAEDEVNVLFDQNNVLDEANKRLIRLYQKEKHTPGSGGKPSSGKGNKRKSSPKISSPVEGKLDFSEVDSSRQPLSPLRENSPEYRLCKK is encoded by the exons ATGGATCTTTCGCAAGAGACCGAAGATTACATTCGTGAATCGATTGAGTACTCTCTTGGTCTCCCTGTTTCGTCACAAACGCTTCAATTAAAGCTTCGAGCATCTGAAGAATCTTTTGTTCGTCTTCGGAATCAGTATCTTTCTCTACGAGCCAAATTGAAAGAGAAAGATGAAACGATTGAGCGCTCTAGG GCTGAGTCAAGTATGAATGCTTCGGCACTGAAAAGGTTTGTGGACGAAAATCAGAGGTTGGCGGTGGAGTGTTCGAATTTGTTGGCTCAGTGTAAGAGGTGGGAGAAAGAGTGCGCTTTGTATGATCATGACCGTGAGGCATTAATGGATTTTGGAAACGAGGCAGATGAGAGAGCAAAGGAAGCTGAGATTCGTGTTCATGACTTGGAGGAAGAGGTTCGAAAGTTATCTGAAGAATTGCATTTCTACAAGTGTCAATATGAGACCCAAGTG GATGACACAGCCACAGATGATGCTTCGGTGGAACAGAATCTACTCGACAATTTGCTGGAAACTGTGATTGGTAGAGATGCTGCTGCATCGACAGCACATGCATTTCTGGAGGCAAATAGTGGTGTAGAAGTTTGTCAAAGGTTGTTGACGAAGTGGAAGCG ATTGAGGCCATCAACACAAAAGGTTATTGCTCTGGTTGCTGAGGTCAATACTCTGCAGAAAGACAAGGAACATTTGAGGACAAACCTCCATAAAGCAGAAGACGAG GTGAACGTATTGTTTGATCAAAACAATGTTTTGGATGAGGCCAATAAAAGGCTGATAAGGCTGTACCAGAAAGAGAAACACACACCTGGTTCTGGTGGAAAACCTTCTTCCGGCAAG GGGAACAAAAGGAAATCAAGCCCCAAGATAAGCAGTCCAGTGGAGGGAAAACTTGATTTCAGCGAGGTTGATTCTTCGAGGCAACCTTTATCACCCTTGCGAGAAAACTCACCTGAATATAGATTATGCAAGAAGTAG